The nucleotide sequence acggcGCCTTGCACTTGGTATAgtgaatctgttgaaccggcggacgaatcaccgtccgagaggacggccgtctcaccaccatcttcagatccttcagaaagttcctctccgtggatgcagcccatGAAGGCATGCTTCATGATGGGTTGAACTCGGTCctttctcgcacgctgagccgtctcgacgaggtcgatgcagttgtccagctcagggcccggttcaccgatccggccgatgaagacgtggatttcgccgaaggggacccggtacccgtactcaattgagccggcgtcggggccctagCCTTCGTCGTCGacgtagatcttgccgcgacgactcttggtcatccggcccactatgtatcccttgagcccttcgaagttgcccttcaagaactcaaatccatcgtgcactggccccacggtgggcgccaactgtcgtggaattgtcacgtcagatgtcctcgtgaaaggacatagttgtggagccatcgcaactaggaagcttgaaggggttaatcgggacaaaggacacaagaggtttatactagttcggccccttatggtgaaggtaaggcctacgtctagttgggttggtattgatgtttcgatgatcagggagcgagatacgctatacccggctctcgatgagttgtttccttttctaagccgccagcgggtcgtccccttatatacatgggcggGCGCCCtgcagcctacagagtcccggaccacttataaacagtgtccggctcggtgactagttaaatctaccttatgatacaagtcatgccattatggcggtttactacgacgggccttaagtcgcctgtgggccttagaccctttactgaaacgccatcttcatgcttggtcttggacttctttctggtgagtcttgtttgcgtaacccggcccctcctgggcggcttacacaaatagttatatccccaacatcttcaatattaatcaagtaggaagtagggttttacctccatcgagagggcccgaacctgggtaaacattgtgtcccttacttcctgttaccatcagcctagaggcacagatcggaaccccctacccaagatccgccggttttgacaccgacaacggcgcCTGCGTGCGTCGTTATCCTCCTTTGAGGCGTCGTCGGGAATCTTCACAGCCTCTACTCCCGGATCAAGTCCTTCAGGTGAAAGCCCAGATCCTGGTGCAGGGTCGGGCGGTGGCGTCATCCTCAACGTCGTTCTCCCCTCTTTAGGGTACCGCCTTGAAGACTTTGATCCCTTTGGTGCTTCCTACGATTGGACGTGCACGATGGCTCCTTTGGCAACGATGACGGCGGTGAGCAATATCGAAGGCGTTGGTTTGGTCGTGGTACTCGACTCTTCTTCTCTGGCATGTTCGTGGGATTGCCTCAACTATATGTTGTTGTGAAGTCGAAGCCGCGGTGGCGAGGCCTGGTGGTATACGATGACGCGCGACCGGTGGTTCGTCCGGTTGCCCTCTGTGACGCCAACCTCGCCTATTTTCCTCGTAGCTCACCGTCGAAGTCGGAGTTGCGCTGTCTAGTGTGGACTGTATGGAGTGTTGTGCTGCAGCTATTAGGGctgctgtttttttttctttttctttgatcttcGGGTCTTCTGGTCCTAGGACCTTCACCACCTTGTTGTTTTCCATTGCTGTCTGCTATTATCAATGAGTGCCAGCGACGACAGATCTTTCAAAAAAACTCAGCATCCTGAAAGTGTTTATAGGAGTGCTACCTCCATCTAGGTGAATAAATcattcacgtagttctaggtcatcgatttaagGATTTAAATATATGTTGTATGTCATTAAAAGTATATCACTAGGTTTccacacggatgtagtttctaaatatatattttttgtcacatataatacatatttagatagttaaatcgtcgacctagaactacgtgaatgacttattTACCTAGGCGGAGGTAATAAGATAAATGTGTATGCGTGTACATGAGTGTTACCGTGTTAAAACAAAATCCAAAACAAAAGAAGTGTAAGAAAGTTGACTTGTCCCGGGCATCGACTTTCCGTTTTTGGATAAATGATACATCTCGAGCATTGACTTAAAGGCAGGCGCCAAGTGTTACTTGTACGGCGCATTTGCAGCTGTATATTTTTTTTTTCAGGACCATTATTGCATTACTTACTCAAACAAAAACCAGGATAAAGTAAATGTTCCATTGACCCATCGACAGGCTGGATAAACAAATTTCCAAGAAAATCTTAGACCAAGACAAATGCAGAGTGATGATGCATGGTGGTGGGCTGGTGGCCGAGGTCACAGTGATGATGACCGGGTCGGTCGCAACAACGTGGGCAGGCAGAGGAGATGACCCGCAAGCCCGCGGAGCACCACCGGCCACCATCGGCATGTTCCCCCCGCCCGCCCACCCACCTGGATGCGGTCGGCGCGACCCCACACACTCTCCCACCTTCCCACCTCGGGCCTTACCCTAATGGCTATATATACAACCTTCGTCGATCTCCTATTGGACACAAGACAAATCAGGAAACAACTGACAATCAGAGCAGCTCGCGGATCGGTTCATGGAGTTCGACAAGCGCACGGGGACGCCTTCTCCCCTTCTCCCCCGGAGCGCCTCCACCGTCACCTACTGGTGCGTCTCGCGCTCTCGCCTGGCCGCATTCGGTTTCTTGAGTTCTTGATGTGTTCGTTCTCGTTCGTGCCATGGATCATCGTGCATTCGTGCTGACGCCGCTTTGTCTGTGCGTGCAGCTGCGGCCGGTGcgggtacgacctgaagctgagcTCGTCGGCGCGGGACACGGCGGGCATCGTGGGCTCCGGCGCCGGAGGGGCGAGGCGACGGGACTGGCGGAGCGCGGCCGTGGTGGTGTTCGACTCCATCGACGACGCGCGCTTCGGCCACCTCGACGAGTTCCGCTGCCTCGACCTGCGCGCGCGCCGCCTCTTCGCGCGCCGCACGCGCCTGCTCTGCCGCAAGTGCGGCGCGCACCTCGGCTACGGCTACGACGACAACAGCACCGCCACCAGGCCGCCGCGGTACCACATCAAGATCCGCGCCCTCCACCCCGCCTCCTCCGATGACGCCTTCTCCGCCGCCgcgacgccaccgccgcccgacAAGCCGGCGGATCCGCGATCTTGATCTGCGTTGCCATATGGCATATGCCCGTGCGCACATTCCGTCCATTTTTTGTGTTTccatttcttttcttcctttccgTCGACGCGAACGGGAATTGCTGTTCGCGCTCGCTAGTGTACAAATTGATTGATTGGAAATTGGAATCAAATCTTCCTTCTGATATTTTGATTGATTGATTACCCCTGGCAATTGATTGTGTCGCTAATGTACAAAACTGACTGATTGATTGTATTGAATTTATGCATCAGCCAATTTATTCAAAAAATAAATTGATGAAGAGTGACGGGTGACATATTTCTACATATTGAAATAGTTTTTTAATTTGATTGCTCCCGGAAGACGCGGCGACGCCGCGGTCCCATGTTGCGTTTCGTTTAGGGCCGAATGCAGAGAAGGACTAATTGAGAGAAGTTTAAGAGGGTTGACTCATCATCTCCCTTATTGATTGTATTTTGGATAATGATTGATGATCACGAGCATTTGACTTATTGAAGCAAATGTCACTTACACGACAGACGCATTATTGCATTGTATACTCCTCACTTGTCACTGTGATAAGATAGTGACTTGGTGAGGTTCTTGTTGACCAACTAAGCTAGATACTGTCATGAATTGAAGTGGCATATATCATGGATTTCTGTAGGAAACTAGGAACCAAACCCGCGAAAAATATCAATGTTCTTGGTGTTTCACACTAATGATCAAATTGTTGAGTACATAGGCaatttttcgactaatttaatTCATAGATAAATCACTAGCACAAAAACCTATTGGCCTCTCTCCTATACAGGAACCGGAGAGGCGCAGCCACGTGGGACTCTCCGTTACtaactggcaaaaataagcgcgtagatGGTGAGCTCGGCTGGGCTCATTTCCGCAACGCGCggcacggcgggcggcggcggaggaggagtgtgcgagggcctcttctcttctcaagctttaatagcatgtagaagagaaacccttataaagagGTTCAACTCCTCTTCTACTTTCAGGGTGGAACTGAACTTCCCCTACACCTAGTGCCAAAAAATCCATATGGACCCTTAgagattttcagaaattgctatatagGCCTAAAGTCCATCCCAAATTTCAGCGCAAATAACGTGGTGATAGCACCC is from Triticum aestivum cultivar Chinese Spring chromosome 1B, IWGSC CS RefSeq v2.1, whole genome shotgun sequence and encodes:
- the LOC123087209 gene encoding uncharacterized protein At4g08330, chloroplastic, whose translation is MEFDKRTGTPSPLLPRSASTVTYCCGRCGYDLKLSSSARDTAGIVGSGAGGARRRDWRSAAVVVFDSIDDARFGHLDEFRCLDLRARRLFARRTRLLCRKCGAHLGYGYDDNSTATRPPRYHIKIRALHPASSDDAFSAAATPPPPDKPADPRS